In Acidobacteriota bacterium, a single window of DNA contains:
- a CDS encoding MFS transporter has translation MTSVRTAGTARTAFGSSRSRRLSLLAALYVSQAIPLGFFIEGVPAIGRDLGLSLRDIGLIQALAAPFMFKFLWAPVVDGWGAKRWGHYRSWILPLQTLAVLAITAIAWLDPSRQLGLLLTLAGLFMLLAATQDIASDGLAVRILGRSERGLGNGVQVSGFYLGQVIGGGMILLVYSQFGWRAALLAMAGMLAVPLFNVATFREPEAQDKAPGVDFRSLGRFFKRPGILPWVIVLLFFRSGDAMALTMAKPMLVDLGLSLGQIGLIVGVGNSTAAVLGALAGGAAIERVGRKRSLVLFSAFQGLAVLAFALPAVGYSSLPLIWAISATAAFAGGMATAALYTQMMDRASTRFGGTDFTLQQSLAVVGPLVGASVSGLVAQALGYGPHFGICAAISLGMALFVAVALRDLSEESVAPE, from the coding sequence ATGACAAGCGTCCGGACTGCGGGGACGGCCCGCACCGCCTTCGGCTCGAGCCGATCTCGCCGGCTGTCGCTGCTGGCGGCTCTCTACGTTTCGCAGGCGATTCCACTGGGGTTCTTCATCGAGGGCGTTCCCGCGATCGGTCGAGATCTCGGTTTGTCGCTGCGCGATATCGGCCTGATCCAAGCGCTCGCCGCGCCGTTCATGTTCAAGTTCCTCTGGGCGCCGGTGGTCGATGGCTGGGGGGCGAAGCGCTGGGGTCACTATCGAAGCTGGATTCTGCCGCTGCAGACTCTGGCGGTGTTGGCGATCACCGCCATCGCCTGGCTCGACCCGAGCCGTCAGCTCGGCCTGCTGCTCACCCTCGCCGGCCTGTTCATGCTGCTCGCAGCGACCCAGGACATTGCCTCGGACGGCCTCGCCGTCCGGATTCTCGGTCGCTCGGAACGGGGTCTGGGCAACGGCGTTCAGGTCAGCGGCTTCTACCTCGGCCAAGTGATCGGTGGGGGCATGATCCTGCTCGTTTACTCCCAGTTCGGCTGGCGGGCGGCTCTCCTGGCCATGGCCGGAATGCTCGCCGTTCCGCTCTTCAATGTGGCGACGTTTCGCGAGCCGGAGGCCCAGGACAAGGCGCCCGGCGTCGACTTCCGATCGCTGGGCCGTTTTTTCAAGCGGCCGGGGATTCTTCCCTGGGTGATCGTGCTCCTCTTCTTTCGCAGTGGCGATGCCATGGCTCTGACCATGGCCAAGCCTATGCTCGTCGATCTGGGCCTGAGCCTGGGCCAGATCGGCCTGATCGTCGGTGTCGGGAACTCGACCGCGGCGGTTCTTGGGGCCCTGGCCGGCGGGGCCGCCATCGAGCGCGTCGGCCGCAAGCGCTCGCTGGTTCTGTTCTCAGCGTTCCAGGGCCTGGCCGTTCTCGCTTTCGCCTTGCCGGCCGTTGGCTACTCGAGTTTGCCCTTGATCTGGGCGATCTCGGCGACCGCCGCTTTCGCCGGCGGCATGGCGACGGCGGCGCTCTATACCCAGATGATGGATCGCGCCTCGACCCGCTTCGGAGGCACGGACTTCACCCTCCAGCAGTCTCTCGCGGTGGTGGGGCCGCTGGTGGGTGCGAGCGTGAGCGGCCTCGTGGCCCAGGCCCTCGGCTACGGGCCGCATTTCGGGATCTGCGCCGCGATCAGCTTGGGTATGGCGCTGTTCGTGGCGGTGGCGCTGCGGGATCTCTCCGAGGAGAGCGTGGCGCCGGAGTAG
- a CDS encoding PQQ-binding-like beta-propeller repeat protein, which produces MRWKVALPGKGHSTPVIWGDRLFVTAAVPYGEPVEPVAAHRPGAHDNLEVTRRFEFVVMAIARDDGRVLWRRTVKRALPHEMGHVTASLASASPSTDGQRVFAFFGSYGLYALSVDGELEWKADFGPMHTKHGHGEGSSPALHGDSLIVNWDHEEGSFVAALDKKTGKIRWRVERDEVTSWATPIVVEHEGTKQVIVPGTKRLRAYDLATGKVIWECAGLSANIVASPVADQGMVYAASSYDTRALLAIRLAGAKGDITNTENVAWRRSRSTPYVPSLLLSRGALYYLGHYQGILSRLDARTGADQPGTFRLPSIGNVYASPVSASGRVYITDRSGTTVVLSDDEKPRVLAINELDGTFSASAALADGEIYLRSEDALYCLVEEAPRDLRPEGDAEANPSR; this is translated from the coding sequence TTGCGCTGGAAGGTCGCGTTGCCGGGCAAGGGGCATTCGACCCCGGTGATCTGGGGTGATCGGCTGTTCGTGACCGCCGCCGTCCCCTACGGCGAGCCGGTCGAGCCGGTGGCGGCGCACCGGCCAGGCGCGCACGACAACCTCGAGGTCACTCGGCGCTTCGAGTTCGTGGTGATGGCGATCGCTCGGGATGATGGACGGGTTCTCTGGCGGCGCACCGTGAAGCGGGCGCTGCCGCACGAGATGGGCCACGTCACGGCGAGTCTGGCGTCGGCCTCTCCTTCGACCGACGGTCAGCGCGTTTTCGCGTTCTTCGGTTCCTACGGCCTCTATGCCCTGTCGGTCGATGGCGAGCTGGAGTGGAAGGCCGATTTCGGTCCCATGCACACCAAGCACGGTCACGGCGAGGGCAGCTCGCCAGCCCTCCACGGGGATTCGTTGATCGTCAACTGGGACCACGAAGAGGGTTCCTTCGTGGCGGCGCTCGACAAGAAAACCGGCAAGATCCGGTGGCGAGTCGAGCGCGACGAGGTCACCTCGTGGGCCACGCCGATCGTCGTCGAGCACGAGGGAACGAAGCAGGTGATCGTTCCCGGTACCAAGCGCTTGCGCGCCTACGATCTGGCGACCGGCAAGGTGATTTGGGAGTGCGCCGGTCTGTCCGCCAACATCGTGGCCTCGCCGGTGGCCGACCAGGGCATGGTCTACGCCGCCAGCAGCTATGACACCCGCGCGCTGCTCGCGATCCGCCTGGCGGGAGCCAAAGGCGACATCACGAACACTGAGAACGTCGCCTGGAGACGCTCCCGGAGCACCCCCTACGTGCCGTCGCTTCTGCTGTCGAGAGGAGCCCTCTACTACCTGGGCCACTACCAGGGGATTCTGTCGCGGCTCGACGCCCGCACCGGCGCAGACCAGCCCGGCACCTTCCGCCTGCCCTCGATCGGCAACGTTTACGCCTCGCCGGTCTCGGCCTCCGGCCGGGTCTACATCACCGACCGCAGCGGCACGACCGTGGTGCTCAGCGACGACGAAAAGCCACGAGTCTTGGCGATCAACGAGCTCGATGGGACCTTCAGCGCCTCGGCCGCGCTCGCCGATGGCGAGATCTACCTGCGGTCGGAAGACGCTCTCTATTGCCTCGTCGAAGAGGCGCCCCGAGATCTGCGGCCGGAGGGCGACGCCGAGGCCAACCCCAGCCGGTAG